From Pseudorasbora parva isolate DD20220531a chromosome 25, ASM2467924v1, whole genome shotgun sequence, one genomic window encodes:
- the LOC137064530 gene encoding E3 ubiquitin-protein ligase Hakai isoform X1 gives MDQNDNDLQGTDGSGSLGGLDVRRQIPIKLLSKQTLRGKPSTRPQRPTTRLPSKSEEESFSYNQEERFECKSGDAYGNQRRFPQPIFWDYKLNLVGVKDDTPVHFCDKCGLPIKLYGRMIPCKHVFCYDCAVHYEKKCDKMCPGLSLYSCTDAVQRIEQCQRGSLFMCNIVQGCKRTYLSQRDLQAHVNHRHVRASKAGSSRPDPPHPTLASDPPDRFRLPPPPHLSKSHPLIPSPLQGHDTYSHPPPSSPSDPGPSPRALPPETFRIATVTTRKHSNLITVPIQDDSGSLGPSPRDTHPQTPPGLPPHHLPGDYSSQSVVSHPHHIMPPPQQTHYRPPPPPPPTLSIPMQHPPQGSATPHMVYNQAPPMSTPPPPGHIISQMPPYMNHPPPGLIPPVSAPPPHHYNPNSMPQDQGTLSPPFTQPGGMSPGMWPNPRGPHPPRMQGPPPQGQMPGPHHPDQSRYRPYYQ, from the exons ATGGACCAAAATG ATAATGACCTTCAAGGAACTGATGGTTCGGGATCCCTTGGAGGTCTTGATGTTCGCAGACAGATCCCAATTAAGTTACTGTCTAAACAGACGTTAAGAGGAAAGCCGTCCACCCGCCCTCAGCGTCCAACCACCAGACTGCCCTCAAAAAGCGAAGAAG AGTCTTTCAGCTATAACCAAGAGGAAAGATTTGAGTGTAAATCTGGAGATGCTTATGGAAACCAGCGCAGATTTCCTCAACCGATCTTCTGGGATTATaag CTCAACTTAGTAGGAGTAAAAGACGACACTCCAGTTCATTTCTGTGACAAGTGTGGCCTGCCCATAAAGCTCTATGGACGAATG ATTCCCTGCAAGCATGTTTTCTGCTATGATTGTGCAGTTCACTATGAGAAGAAATGCGACAAGATGTGCCCGGG TTTGTCCCTCTACAGCTGCACAGACGCTGTCCAGCGCATCGAGCAGTGCCAGCGCGGCTCCCTCTTCATGTGCAACATTGTGCAAGGCTGCAAACGCACCTACCTCTCACAGCGAGACCTGCAGGCCCACGTCAACCATCGCCACGTAAGGGCCAGCAAGGCCGGAAGCTCTCGCCCGGATCCACCACACCCGACGCTGGCCTCCGACCCACCAGACCGCTTCCGGTTGCCACCACCTCCCCACCTGTCTAAATCACACCCTCTCATTCCTTCCCCACTGCAAGGCCACGATACCTACAGCCATCCACCTCCATCCTCGCCCTCCGATCCGGGGCCTTCCCCACGGGCCCTCCCCCCGGAGACCTTCCGGATTGCCACAGTGACCACACGGAAGCATAGCAACCTCATCACAGTGCCCATTCAAGATGATTCGGGGAGCTTGGGCCCCTCTCCCCGTGACACCCACCCACAGACACCTCCCGGCCTGCCTCCACACCATCTTCCTGGTGATTACTCCAGCCAATCAGTGGTGTCGCACCCGCATCACATAATGCCTCCACCACAACAGACACATTACAGGCCTCCGCCGCCCCCACCCCCCACTCTCAGCATCCCCATGCAACACCCGCCACAAGGCTCAGCCACACCTCACATGGTTTACAACCAGGCACCTCCCATGTCAACACCCCCTCCACCTGGACACATCATCAGCCAGATGCCCCCCTACATGAATCACCCTCCACCAGGTCTGATTCCCCCAGTCAGTGCCCCCCCTCCACACCACTACAACCCAAACTCAATGCCACAGGACCAAGGCACTCTTAGCCCTCCTTTTACCCAACCAGGTGGCATGAGCCCGGGGATGTGGCCCAATCCACGAGGACCCCATCCGCCTCGTATGCAGGGGCCACCACCACAGGGACAGATGCCAGGGCCTCACCACCCTGACCAGTCACGATATAGACCGTATTACCAGTAG
- the LOC137064530 gene encoding E3 ubiquitin-protein ligase Hakai isoform X2, translating to MDQNDNDLQGTDGSGSLGGLDVRRQIPIKLLSKQTLRGKPSTRPQRPTTRLPSKSEEESFSYNQEERFECKSGDAYGNQRRFPQPIFWDYKLNLVGVKDDTPVHFCDKCGLPIKLYGRMIPCKHVFCYDCAVHYEKKCDKMCPGCTDAVQRIEQCQRGSLFMCNIVQGCKRTYLSQRDLQAHVNHRHVRASKAGSSRPDPPHPTLASDPPDRFRLPPPPHLSKSHPLIPSPLQGHDTYSHPPPSSPSDPGPSPRALPPETFRIATVTTRKHSNLITVPIQDDSGSLGPSPRDTHPQTPPGLPPHHLPGDYSSQSVVSHPHHIMPPPQQTHYRPPPPPPPTLSIPMQHPPQGSATPHMVYNQAPPMSTPPPPGHIISQMPPYMNHPPPGLIPPVSAPPPHHYNPNSMPQDQGTLSPPFTQPGGMSPGMWPNPRGPHPPRMQGPPPQGQMPGPHHPDQSRYRPYYQ from the exons ATGGACCAAAATG ATAATGACCTTCAAGGAACTGATGGTTCGGGATCCCTTGGAGGTCTTGATGTTCGCAGACAGATCCCAATTAAGTTACTGTCTAAACAGACGTTAAGAGGAAAGCCGTCCACCCGCCCTCAGCGTCCAACCACCAGACTGCCCTCAAAAAGCGAAGAAG AGTCTTTCAGCTATAACCAAGAGGAAAGATTTGAGTGTAAATCTGGAGATGCTTATGGAAACCAGCGCAGATTTCCTCAACCGATCTTCTGGGATTATaag CTCAACTTAGTAGGAGTAAAAGACGACACTCCAGTTCATTTCTGTGACAAGTGTGGCCTGCCCATAAAGCTCTATGGACGAATG ATTCCCTGCAAGCATGTTTTCTGCTATGATTGTGCAGTTCACTATGAGAAGAAATGCGACAAGATGTGCCCGGG CTGCACAGACGCTGTCCAGCGCATCGAGCAGTGCCAGCGCGGCTCCCTCTTCATGTGCAACATTGTGCAAGGCTGCAAACGCACCTACCTCTCACAGCGAGACCTGCAGGCCCACGTCAACCATCGCCACGTAAGGGCCAGCAAGGCCGGAAGCTCTCGCCCGGATCCACCACACCCGACGCTGGCCTCCGACCCACCAGACCGCTTCCGGTTGCCACCACCTCCCCACCTGTCTAAATCACACCCTCTCATTCCTTCCCCACTGCAAGGCCACGATACCTACAGCCATCCACCTCCATCCTCGCCCTCCGATCCGGGGCCTTCCCCACGGGCCCTCCCCCCGGAGACCTTCCGGATTGCCACAGTGACCACACGGAAGCATAGCAACCTCATCACAGTGCCCATTCAAGATGATTCGGGGAGCTTGGGCCCCTCTCCCCGTGACACCCACCCACAGACACCTCCCGGCCTGCCTCCACACCATCTTCCTGGTGATTACTCCAGCCAATCAGTGGTGTCGCACCCGCATCACATAATGCCTCCACCACAACAGACACATTACAGGCCTCCGCCGCCCCCACCCCCCACTCTCAGCATCCCCATGCAACACCCGCCACAAGGCTCAGCCACACCTCACATGGTTTACAACCAGGCACCTCCCATGTCAACACCCCCTCCACCTGGACACATCATCAGCCAGATGCCCCCCTACATGAATCACCCTCCACCAGGTCTGATTCCCCCAGTCAGTGCCCCCCCTCCACACCACTACAACCCAAACTCAATGCCACAGGACCAAGGCACTCTTAGCCCTCCTTTTACCCAACCAGGTGGCATGAGCCCGGGGATGTGGCCCAATCCACGAGGACCCCATCCGCCTCGTATGCAGGGGCCACCACCACAGGGACAGATGCCAGGGCCTCACCACCCTGACCAGTCACGATATAGACCGTATTACCAGTAG
- the zgc:101783 gene encoding protein FAM3C isoform X2, which yields MIYVRREKCKYVFMLAALIISVSLVLKLLEMNPELTASQLVVEEALSVQLKPDHKDDGPKSKCGLPEPCPGKDFAFKIHSGATNSVGPQICFDGKMIIKKDTRGNWLGINIAVINEKTGEHIKTGSFNMWTGSVEDLIEFLKSIEDGSLVLIATFDDPATKLNDEARALIAELGSSYISKIKFRDNWLFVGGKKTMTQVYFEQHMKNDKGTNKYENWPEMIEIEGCIPRVIE from the exons ATGATATACGTTAGAAGAG aaaaatgtaaatatgttttCATGCTGGCTGCCCTCATAATATCCGTAAGCCTTGTTCTCAAGCTCCTAGAGATGAATCCTGAATTAACAGCATCACAGTTAGTGG TGGAGGAAGCACTTTCTGTCCAGTTGAAACCTGATCACAAAGATGATG GTCCTAAAAGCAAATGTGGCCTGCCAGAACCATGTCCTGGAAAAGATTTTGCCTTTAAGATTCACAGTGGTGCAACAAACAGTGTTGGGCCACAAATATGCTTTGATGGGAAAAT GATAATAAAGAAAGACACACGTGGTAATTGGCTAGGAATTAATATTGCTGTAATCAATG aaaaaacTGGTGAACACATCAAGACTGGCAGCTTCAATATGTGGACCGGAT CGGTTGAGGATTTGATCGAGTTTCTAAAGTCAATCGAGGATGGTTCGCTTGTGTTGATAGCAACTTTTGATGATCCAGCCACAAA ACTTAATGATGAAGCAAGGGCACTAATTGCAGAGCTTGGCAGTTCATATATTTCCAAAATCAAATTCAGAGATAACTGGCTCTTTGTGGGAGGGAAGAAAACCATGACCCAAGTATATTTTGAGCAG cACATGAAGAATGACAAAGGAACTAATAAATACGAAAACTGGCCAGAAATGATTGAGATAGAAGGTTGCATACCAAGAGTAATAGAATAA
- the zgc:101783 gene encoding protein FAM3C isoform X1 — protein sequence MIYVRRVGPLMVHRRQRDTKKCKYVFMLAALIISVSLVLKLLEMNPELTASQLVVEEALSVQLKPDHKDDGPKSKCGLPEPCPGKDFAFKIHSGATNSVGPQICFDGKMIIKKDTRGNWLGINIAVINEKTGEHIKTGSFNMWTGSVEDLIEFLKSIEDGSLVLIATFDDPATKLNDEARALIAELGSSYISKIKFRDNWLFVGGKKTMTQVYFEQHMKNDKGTNKYENWPEMIEIEGCIPRVIE from the exons ATGATATACGTTAGAAGAG TTGGTCCCCTTATGGTACACAGGAGACAGAGAGACACAA aaaaatgtaaatatgttttCATGCTGGCTGCCCTCATAATATCCGTAAGCCTTGTTCTCAAGCTCCTAGAGATGAATCCTGAATTAACAGCATCACAGTTAGTGG TGGAGGAAGCACTTTCTGTCCAGTTGAAACCTGATCACAAAGATGATG GTCCTAAAAGCAAATGTGGCCTGCCAGAACCATGTCCTGGAAAAGATTTTGCCTTTAAGATTCACAGTGGTGCAACAAACAGTGTTGGGCCACAAATATGCTTTGATGGGAAAAT GATAATAAAGAAAGACACACGTGGTAATTGGCTAGGAATTAATATTGCTGTAATCAATG aaaaaacTGGTGAACACATCAAGACTGGCAGCTTCAATATGTGGACCGGAT CGGTTGAGGATTTGATCGAGTTTCTAAAGTCAATCGAGGATGGTTCGCTTGTGTTGATAGCAACTTTTGATGATCCAGCCACAAA ACTTAATGATGAAGCAAGGGCACTAATTGCAGAGCTTGGCAGTTCATATATTTCCAAAATCAAATTCAGAGATAACTGGCTCTTTGTGGGAGGGAAGAAAACCATGACCCAAGTATATTTTGAGCAG cACATGAAGAATGACAAAGGAACTAATAAATACGAAAACTGGCCAGAAATGATTGAGATAGAAGGTTGCATACCAAGAGTAATAGAATAA